The genomic window ACCTGGCTGATTGGATTGAGAATAATGTAAAAGAAATTACCCCGGGCATACGTTGCAAGACGGGTGATGCGGTAAGTACCGAAGCTTTCAATTTAAAAAATTTAGGCGTGCGATATATCATTCACACCGTTGGTCCCGATTGCAGAATAAGAACGCAAAGTGCGGCAAAAGAAACATTATTAGCTGCATCGTATAGTAATAGTTTAGATGAAGCCATGCGTTTAGCTGCTGGCAATTCTACCACTATTAGAACCGTTGCTTTTCCATCTATTAGTACGGCTATTTATGCTTATCCTGTAGCGCAAGCTGCACAGCTGGTTATCTCAACCATTGCAAAAAAAATCACCATGAACAATTTCCCGTTACGAGAAGTGCGCATGGTGTTATTTTCTGCTGCTGATTTGAACGTCTATGCAGCGGCGTTAGAACGTTACGCTGTCGCATTATAAAACTACTCTGATTTTTATTATTTTTCACACACCTTTTTATGAGCTATAACAGCAGGCATAACATGTGTGGTTTGAATTCTACGCATGAATTCTATATAGGCCGTCTGCGCTTCTTCAAAGGTATTGTGAGCGACGTGATTTTGAATTGTTTGAATCTGGTGCGTCTGAACTGTTGGGTGGTCTTGTGGCACATTTTGTAGCGCTCGTTGATAACGGTTGCGGCAATAGTTTTGTAAGGTGATGGCGGACGGAACGAAAGGTGCCATGGCAAGCATGGTGGTAGTG from Candidatus Dependentiae bacterium includes these protein-coding regions:
- a CDS encoding macro domain-containing protein → MTSSSINQKGLAIILSCVALQASALRTEYVFKGAGIDKSDVALTLVRGDITKQNDVQIIVNAANKTLLGGAGVDGAIHAAAGYDLADWIENNVKEITPGIRCKTGDAVSTEAFNLKNLGVRYIIHTVGPDCRIRTQSAAKETLLAASYSNSLDEAMRLAAGNSTTIRTVAFPSISTAIYAYPVAQAAQLVISTIAKKITMNNFPLREVRMVLFSAADLNVYAAALERYAVAL